From a single Silene latifolia isolate original U9 population chromosome 6, ASM4854445v1, whole genome shotgun sequence genomic region:
- the LOC141588356 gene encoding protein FAR1-RELATED SEQUENCE 5-like has protein sequence MTEAHVPPSVQFRVAAAAAGGDEFVGHTKRDHINYVNRLRMKKFEGGDAATLINLLTSRQAEEPGFFFRVQFNEEGRLRNIFWRDAMMREDYLLYRDVIIFDTTYRTNRYNLICGAFVGINNHWSNVMFGCAFLSNENQESFEWLFKVFNESMGDEI, from the coding sequence ATGACTGAAGCTCATGTGCCCCCTTCGGTTCAATTCAGAGTTGCTGCGGCAGCTGCTGGTGGCGATGAGTTCGTTGGGCACACAAAGCGAGATCATATCAACTATGTAAACAGATTGCGGATGAAAAAATTTGAAGGAGGTGATGCAGCAACATTGATCAACCTTCTGACTAGCAGGCAAGCGGAGGAGCCGGGTTTTTTCTTTCGTGTTCAATTTAACGAAGAAGGAAGATTACGTAACATATTTTGGCGGGACGCAATGATGAGAGAGGACTATTTATTGTACCGAGACGTAATCATATTCGACACTACTTATCGTACGAATAGGTACAATCTTATTTGTGGAGCCTTTGTTGGTATCAACAATCATTGGTCGAATGTTATGTTCGGGTGTGCATTCCTGTCGAATGAGAATCAAGAATCATTTGAGTGGTTATTCAAAGTTTTCAATGAATCCATGGGAGATGAAATCTGA